A single genomic interval of Nostoc commune NIES-4072 harbors:
- a CDS encoding DUF29 family protein: MTQELIDLKNSILEGRYADALAIVDELEGMSKKAILRQIKSFLRILLIHLIKNKLEQRLTNSWAASIRNAIREIKEVNIKDNKTSYYINLDEWGNLIEEEIIEDAIADASEEVMNGKFTRSQLSAMLDKNQILTTATSLLALTYTYSPKELPAIMDDYLSQLAGGEDWINREK, encoded by the coding sequence ATGACCCAGGAACTAATAGACCTCAAAAACAGTATTTTGGAAGGACGTTATGCAGATGCTTTGGCAATTGTAGATGAATTAGAGGGGATGAGTAAAAAGGCAATTTTGCGACAGATTAAATCGTTTTTAAGAATTTTGCTGATTCATTTGATTAAGAATAAACTAGAACAGAGATTAACAAATTCTTGGGCTGCTTCTATTCGCAACGCCATCCGCGAAATTAAAGAAGTGAATATCAAAGATAATAAAACATCTTACTACATTAATTTAGATGAATGGGGAAATTTGATAGAAGAGGAAATTATTGAGGATGCGATCGCTGATGCTAGCGAGGAAGTGATGAATGGCAAATTTACTCGCTCTCAGTTGTCTGCAATGCTAGATAAAAACCAGATTTTAACTACAGCTACTAGTTTACTGGCTTTAACATATACTTATTCGCCAAAGGAATTACCAGCGATTATGGATGATTATCTCAGTCAGTTAGCTGGTGGTGAAGATTGGATAAATCGGGAAAAATAA
- a CDS encoding dienelactone hydrolase family protein codes for MKEITRRKFIATATVATGFALAVQPISAEVITTDAKGLVAGAVKIPVKDGEIPAYRAAPATGDNFPIVLVIQEIFGVHEHIQDITRRFAKLGYLAIAPELFIRQGDVTKLSNINEIRPIVAKVPDAQVLSDLDATVNWAVKSAKGNGDKLGITGFCWGGRITWLYAAHNPKVKAGVAWYGRLVGDATELQPQYPVDIASKLTVPVLGLYGGKDTGITLDTVEQMRDRLKSSSSKSEIIVYPDAPHAFFADYRPSYREKDAKDGWKRLLAWFKKNGV; via the coding sequence ATGAAAGAAATAACACGCCGCAAATTTATCGCAACAGCCACCGTGGCGACGGGTTTTGCCCTCGCAGTACAACCCATTTCTGCCGAAGTTATCACCACCGATGCCAAGGGGTTGGTAGCTGGTGCGGTGAAAATTCCTGTTAAAGATGGCGAAATTCCTGCATATAGAGCAGCACCTGCTACTGGCGACAACTTCCCTATCGTCCTAGTAATTCAGGAAATATTTGGAGTACACGAGCATATTCAGGATATCACCCGTCGCTTTGCCAAGTTGGGGTATTTAGCGATCGCACCCGAATTATTCATCCGTCAAGGCGATGTGACTAAGTTAAGCAACATAAACGAAATTCGCCCAATTGTCGCCAAAGTGCCAGATGCTCAAGTGTTATCCGATCTTGATGCTACAGTAAACTGGGCTGTGAAATCAGCTAAAGGTAATGGCGATAAATTGGGGATTACAGGCTTCTGTTGGGGTGGCCGCATTACCTGGTTATATGCCGCACACAATCCCAAGGTGAAGGCTGGTGTGGCGTGGTACGGCCGACTTGTGGGCGATGCTACCGAACTTCAGCCCCAGTATCCCGTCGATATTGCATCAAAACTGACAGTCCCCGTTCTCGGACTCTACGGTGGGAAGGATACAGGTATTACTCTTGATACAGTAGAACAGATGCGCGATCGCTTAAAGTCTAGCAGCAGCAAATCTGAAATCATCGTCTACCCCGATGCACCCCACGCTTTTTTTGCCGATTATCGCCCCTCTTACCGCGAAAAAGATGCTAAGGACGGTTGGAAACGTCTTTTGGCGTGGTTTAAGAAAAACGGTGTTTAA
- a CDS encoding extracellular catalytic domain type 1 short-chain-length polyhydroxyalkanoate depolymerase, producing the protein MTACDSIQAEQKSITKAKILSGDNYGELNDQGKLRTYYLYTPKSYNPDRLMPLVLVFHGDDGNGRSISNVTRFNELADKKGFIVVYPDGIDQKWSLRGNAQGRVDDVSFVNALINHLQQQINIDSHKIYATGFSRGAILTQALACKLPDKISGFASVAGSLPVRLKSNCQPRTSISMLTINGTKDRDVLYEGDDHTQRGALLSISDMVDFWRSHDQCTSSNESPNFSQDKVKTAIYTGCTGNSEVWQLAVINGGHFWPGGFSTDKNVNKFNANLGLNASETIWNFFQSHS; encoded by the coding sequence TTGACAGCTTGCGATTCCATTCAGGCTGAACAAAAAAGTATAACTAAAGCAAAAATCTTGAGTGGTGATAATTATGGAGAACTAAATGACCAAGGAAAGTTACGTACTTACTATTTGTACACTCCAAAATCTTATAATCCAGACCGCCTAATGCCGTTAGTTTTAGTATTTCATGGAGATGATGGTAATGGTCGGTCTATCAGTAATGTGACTCGCTTCAATGAATTAGCAGATAAAAAAGGATTTATTGTTGTTTATCCAGATGGAATTGACCAAAAATGGAGCCTTAGAGGTAACGCTCAAGGAAGGGTGGATGATGTTTCGTTTGTTAATGCTTTGATTAATCATCTTCAGCAGCAAATCAATATTGATAGCCATAAAATTTATGCCACTGGTTTTTCTAGAGGTGCAATACTTACCCAGGCACTGGCTTGTAAGTTACCTGATAAAATTTCTGGTTTTGCATCAGTAGCTGGTTCACTACCAGTTAGACTCAAATCTAATTGCCAGCCTCGAACTTCTATATCGATGTTAACGATCAATGGTACAAAAGATCGCGATGTCCTTTATGAAGGTGACGATCACACTCAACGAGGAGCGCTGCTTTCTATCTCAGATATGGTAGATTTTTGGCGATCGCATGATCAATGTACTTCATCAAATGAATCTCCTAACTTTTCTCAAGATAAAGTAAAAACCGCTATCTACACAGGTTGTACTGGCAACTCAGAAGTATGGCAGCTAGCGGTAATAAACGGCGGACATTTCTGGCCTGGTGGTTTTTCAACTGACAAGAACGTAAACAAATTCAATGCAAACCTGGGGCTGAACGCCAGTGAAACAATTTGGAACTTTTTTCAAAGTCACAGTTAG
- a CDS encoding high light inducible protein, with translation MATQETRPSTDLPPVAAEYNGIDRNEFLFGWTPQAEIWNGRFAAIGFLAYLLWDLAGYSVVRDVLRIVGY, from the coding sequence ATGGCAACTCAAGAAACTCGTCCTTCTACTGATTTACCACCTGTTGCAGCAGAATACAACGGCATAGATCGCAATGAATTTCTGTTTGGCTGGACACCACAAGCCGAAATTTGGAATGGTCGCTTTGCAGCAATTGGTTTTCTAGCCTATCTATTGTGGGATTTAGCAGGCTATAGCGTTGTTCGTGACGTTTTACGCATAGTTGGCTACTAG
- a CDS encoding high light inducible protein: MATQGTRPSTDLPPVATEYNGRDRNEFLFGWTPQAEIWNGRLAAIGFLAYLLWDLAGYSVLRDVLRIVGY, translated from the coding sequence ATGGCAACTCAAGGAACTCGTCCATCTACAGATTTACCACCTGTTGCAACAGAATACAACGGTCGCGATCGCAATGAATTTCTGTTTGGCTGGACACCCCAAGCCGAAATTTGGAATGGTCGCTTGGCAGCAATTGGTTTTCTAGCTTATTTATTGTGGGATTTAGCAGGCTATAGCGTTCTGCGTGACGTTTTACGCATAGTTGGCTACTAA
- a CDS encoding high light inducible protein — MATQETRPSTDLPPVATEYNGRDRNEFLFGWTPQAEIWNGRLAAIGFLAYLLWDLAGYSVLRDVLHLIGY; from the coding sequence ATGGCAACTCAAGAGACTCGTCCATCTACAGATTTACCACCTGTTGCAACAGAATACAACGGTCGCGATCGCAATGAATTTCTGTTTGGCTGGACACCCCAAGCCGAAATTTGGAATGGTCGCTTGGCAGCAATTGGATTCCTTGCATATTTACTTTGGGATTTAGCTGGCTATAGCGTCTTACGTGATGTTTTACACCTAATTGGATATTAG
- a CDS encoding SLC13 family permease, whose translation MENWQAILSVITFISVIILVMTEWVHLTIAALLGALLLVFTNVMTLEEAVDYIGESHGTLGLFFGVMVLVRAFEPTKIFDYLATQIVLLAKGQGKRLLLGIVAIVTPICAVLPNATTVMLLAPLIPPMAQEVGINFVPLLILMVFVANSAGLLTLVGDPATFIVGDAVNISFTDYLLKLSLGGVIAIIIVIATLPFLFRKIWNTQLDNLEELPHPQINHSGALSVGAVIVFFVLLFFVIGESLPVPISPAAAALLGAALALLLSHHSKIDSVNNILRDVDWSTLIFFMSIFVLIGGLEKTGVINGLSGVLAAILGKNIILGSLVLLFSVGVLSSLVPNIPLVVGMVPLLKQYIVTVGLAPAEVLAQDFQGQFPPEVLPLFYAMMFGATLGGNGTLVGASSNIVAAGISEQHGRRISFKTFLHYGIPVMVLQLVASALYVLVRFLL comes from the coding sequence GTGGAAAACTGGCAAGCAATCCTCAGTGTGATTACATTTATCAGCGTCATTATTTTAGTAATGACAGAATGGGTACATCTTACTATTGCGGCATTATTGGGAGCATTGTTGTTAGTTTTTACCAACGTCATGACTTTAGAAGAAGCTGTTGATTACATCGGCGAAAGTCATGGAACCCTCGGTTTATTCTTTGGAGTTATGGTATTAGTACGGGCTTTTGAACCTACTAAGATATTTGATTATTTAGCTACTCAAATAGTACTTCTGGCAAAAGGACAAGGCAAGCGTCTATTACTCGGTATTGTAGCTATTGTGACACCCATCTGTGCAGTTTTACCAAATGCCACAACAGTAATGCTATTAGCACCTTTAATTCCGCCAATGGCGCAGGAAGTTGGGATAAATTTCGTACCGTTGTTGATTTTAATGGTGTTTGTTGCTAATAGTGCTGGACTGCTGACTTTAGTTGGAGATCCAGCGACATTTATTGTTGGCGATGCTGTGAATATCAGCTTTACAGATTATTTATTGAAGTTGAGTTTAGGAGGAGTAATTGCCATTATTATAGTAATTGCAACATTACCATTTTTATTCCGTAAAATCTGGAATACACAGTTAGATAATCTTGAAGAATTGCCACATCCACAAATCAATCATTCAGGAGCTTTAAGCGTTGGTGCAGTTATTGTATTTTTCGTACTGCTATTTTTTGTTATCGGAGAATCTCTACCAGTTCCCATCTCGCCTGCTGCCGCAGCTTTGTTAGGAGCAGCTTTAGCTTTACTTTTATCTCACCATAGCAAAATAGATTCAGTTAATAACATTTTGCGGGATGTAGACTGGAGTACATTAATATTTTTTATGAGTATTTTTGTGCTAATTGGAGGGCTAGAAAAAACTGGCGTAATTAATGGTTTATCAGGAGTATTAGCAGCAATTTTAGGAAAAAATATTATTTTGGGTTCCCTAGTTTTATTATTTTCTGTGGGGGTATTATCTAGTCTAGTACCCAACATTCCTTTAGTGGTGGGGATGGTGCCCTTACTCAAACAATACATTGTTACTGTCGGATTAGCACCGGCAGAAGTTTTAGCACAAGACTTTCAAGGACAGTTTCCGCCAGAAGTATTACCACTATTTTATGCGATGATGTTTGGTGCAACTTTAGGAGGTAATGGCACACTAGTAGGAGCATCATCTAACATTGTAGCCGCCGGTATTTCTGAGCAGCATGGACGGCGTATTTCGTTTAAAACTTTTCTCCATTACGGTATTCCAGTAATGGTATTGCAACTAGTAGCTTCGGCTTTGTACGTGTTAGTTCGCTTTTTGCTTTAA
- a CDS encoding universal stress protein has product MLARLQSATGRDNLIEQMVLLPEPKKPFSKEPQQVKAVNLIVAYDASPNSHTALDIAFWIAHQTRLATNAEVTVQAVYVLEQNQSNQYPNVLSLPIQQPPFECQISEISQSTTQVLTQPQLQTVVTPLQQADIILWQARSLAEEWQGCFKSHLRFGCISTELKKVVESEAADILFVGCNSVNHPMIKALNSNFPCAVLGIPNCIDE; this is encoded by the coding sequence ATGTTAGCACGTCTGCAAAGTGCCACAGGACGAGATAATTTAATTGAACAAATGGTACTGTTACCAGAACCAAAAAAACCTTTTTCTAAAGAACCTCAACAAGTAAAAGCAGTTAATTTAATTGTTGCTTATGACGCATCCCCTAACAGTCATACAGCACTAGATATTGCCTTTTGGATTGCCCATCAAACGCGTTTAGCTACTAATGCAGAAGTTACAGTTCAAGCCGTTTATGTGCTAGAACAAAATCAAAGCAACCAGTATCCAAATGTCTTGAGCTTACCAATACAACAGCCTCCATTTGAGTGCCAAATCAGTGAAATATCACAGTCTACCACGCAGGTATTAACTCAACCCCAATTGCAGACAGTGGTAACTCCCTTGCAACAAGCAGATATAATTCTCTGGCAAGCCCGAAGTCTGGCTGAAGAATGGCAGGGTTGCTTCAAATCTCATTTACGGTTTGGTTGCATTTCTACAGAACTTAAGAAAGTTGTTGAATCAGAAGCTGCCGATATCCTATTCGTCGGTTGCAACTCTGTCAATCATCCGATGATTAAAGCACTAAATTCTAATTTCCCCTGCGCTGTTCTAGGTATTCCCAATTGTATTGATGAATAA
- a CDS encoding ABC transporter ATP-binding protein, whose translation MEYTSLPINTQTGVLPRPGFLEIENLVKSYPTPDKDNFVVLDGVNLTISEDEYISVIGHSGCGKSTLLKIVAGLEKATSGSVRLDGQEIREPGAERMMVFQNYSLLPWLTVRENIRLAVDEVLKNANRSEKISIVNEHLAMVNLTAAADKYPDEISGGMKQRVGIARALAIRPKMLLMDEPFGALDALTRGKLQRQVLDIWENNRQAVMMITHDVDEAIYMSDRIVLMTNGPAASIGEILEVPFEHPRDRAAMRNSKEYFELRNHALNFLDRYFAQDE comes from the coding sequence ATGGAATATACCTCATTACCTATTAATACCCAGACCGGAGTTCTGCCTAGACCTGGATTTTTAGAAATTGAAAATTTAGTCAAGTCTTATCCGACACCTGATAAAGATAATTTTGTCGTTTTAGATGGAGTTAATCTAACGATTAGTGAAGATGAATATATATCTGTAATTGGTCACTCTGGTTGTGGAAAATCGACTCTACTAAAGATAGTAGCTGGTTTAGAAAAAGCCACTTCCGGCTCAGTAAGGCTAGATGGACAAGAAATTCGTGAGCCAGGAGCCGAACGGATGATGGTATTTCAGAACTATTCGTTATTACCTTGGTTAACCGTGCGAGAGAATATCCGTTTAGCTGTAGATGAAGTGCTAAAAAATGCTAATCGATCTGAGAAAATTAGCATTGTAAATGAACACTTGGCAATGGTAAACTTGACGGCGGCAGCTGACAAATATCCTGATGAAATCTCTGGAGGTATGAAACAACGAGTAGGTATTGCCAGAGCTTTAGCAATTCGTCCGAAAATGTTGCTGATGGATGAACCTTTTGGGGCGCTAGATGCACTAACTCGTGGCAAATTACAACGGCAGGTATTGGATATTTGGGAAAATAATCGTCAGGCAGTAATGATGATTACCCACGATGTAGATGAAGCAATTTATATGTCCGATCGCATCGTCTTGATGACCAATGGCCCAGCTGCTAGTATAGGAGAGATATTAGAAGTTCCTTTTGAACATCCACGCGATCGCGCGGCCATGCGAAACTCAAAAGAATATTTTGAACTCCGCAATCACGCTCTGAATTTCCTTGATCGATATTTTGCCCAAGACGAGTAA
- a CDS encoding ABC transporter substrate-binding protein, whose amino-acid sequence MGDINWTRRDIIKGIGATTAGMALSSCGISGDRSAKGLTEEALAVQPVVQSGDLEKADLTVGYVPVNDCAPFAIAWKKGFFRKYGLNVTLNREASWATSRDGLIFGRLDASPVVSGAVTNARIGAEGARHAPLCAAMTIHRHGNAMTMNKAMWDFGLRPWYEYQEKYGDGALEAFGRDFRGYFDNQPPENRVWAVVLSSSIYEYFIRYLSAAAGVDPLKEFRVIIVPPPQMVTNVRIGAMQAYMVAEPWNTRAITGNENIGFTFAQGKEVWLGHPDRLLGVMESFIDKYPKTYRSLVKAMIEACQYCSKAENRQEVAELITDRSFTGARPKKKNAPIAKFTSPGIIGNYNYGGFDGKDRTIKAADTTIFFDIPDNLPKQPGEHSTFLWRSRSIWMMTQAARWGQIKEFPKNAEKLAELGWRTDLYREIASEMGIQCPKDDYKVEPPEVFIDKKGFDPSDPVGYLNSFAIRANAPTNFFMS is encoded by the coding sequence ATGGGTGATATTAACTGGACTCGACGAGATATTATCAAGGGAATAGGAGCAACAACGGCGGGAATGGCGCTGTCCTCCTGTGGGATTTCAGGAGATAGATCAGCCAAAGGATTGACAGAAGAAGCCTTAGCTGTGCAACCAGTAGTTCAAAGCGGCGACCTGGAAAAAGCCGATCTTACTGTTGGTTACGTTCCCGTTAATGATTGTGCGCCATTTGCGATCGCCTGGAAAAAAGGCTTCTTCCGCAAGTATGGTTTGAACGTTACACTCAACCGCGAAGCCAGTTGGGCTACTTCCCGCGACGGTCTAATTTTTGGTCGTCTGGATGCTTCACCCGTAGTATCTGGTGCGGTTACTAATGCCAGAATTGGTGCTGAAGGCGCACGCCACGCCCCTTTGTGTGCAGCCATGACCATACACCGTCACGGTAACGCCATGACAATGAACAAAGCCATGTGGGATTTTGGGCTGCGTCCGTGGTACGAGTATCAAGAAAAATATGGCGATGGCGCTTTAGAAGCCTTTGGGCGCGATTTCCGAGGTTACTTTGACAACCAACCGCCAGAAAACAGAGTTTGGGCAGTAGTATTAAGTTCCTCCATTTACGAATACTTTATCCGTTACTTATCCGCCGCCGCAGGGGTTGATCCGCTTAAAGAGTTTCGCGTGATTATTGTTCCACCACCCCAAATGGTAACAAACGTGCGGATTGGTGCAATGCAAGCTTACATGGTTGCAGAACCTTGGAATACGCGAGCAATAACAGGTAACGAAAACATCGGCTTTACCTTCGCACAAGGTAAAGAAGTCTGGTTAGGACACCCAGACCGACTTTTGGGCGTGATGGAATCTTTCATCGACAAATATCCCAAAACCTATCGTTCTCTAGTCAAGGCGATGATTGAAGCCTGTCAGTATTGCAGCAAAGCAGAAAACCGCCAAGAAGTAGCCGAACTGATAACAGACCGTTCCTTTACAGGTGCTAGACCTAAAAAGAAAAATGCCCCAATTGCGAAATTTACAAGTCCGGGAATTATCGGCAATTACAACTATGGCGGCTTTGACGGCAAAGACCGCACCATCAAAGCCGCTGACACCACGATTTTCTTCGATATTCCTGACAACCTTCCCAAACAGCCAGGAGAACACTCCACATTCTTATGGAGATCCAGAAGTATCTGGATGATGACACAAGCAGCACGGTGGGGACAAATAAAGGAATTCCCCAAAAATGCCGAGAAACTAGCAGAACTTGGCTGGAGAACAGATTTATATCGGGAGATAGCATCTGAAATGGGCATTCAGTGTCCCAAGGATGATTACAAGGTCGAACCACCAGAAGTATTTATAGATAAGAAAGGCTTCGACCCCAGCGATCCTGTGGGTTATCTGAATAGTTTTGCCATCAGGGCTAACGCTCCCACTAACTTTTTCATGTCTTAA
- the ntrB gene encoding nitrate ABC transporter permease — protein sequence MIFQLNLAAIAAIAGQAAWKKAKPVVVKDVFFLPVLGFLGIIVLWWIVALANHELMPTPPEALIANLDYIRFPFYQRGPGNLGIGWLLIASLRRVLIGFLLGAVVAIPLGFLIGMSRPAMLALNPIIQIFKPVSPLAWLPIALAIFNLADPSAIFVIFITSLWPTIINTALGVSSVPKDYLDVARVLEMPRWRRITKIIWPASLPYIFTGLRISLGIAWLVIVAVEMLTGGIGIGFFVWDEWSRLNLSSVFLAVLVIGVTGLILDYAVGKIEELVTHRPKTSN from the coding sequence ATGATATTTCAATTAAATTTAGCAGCGATCGCTGCGATCGCTGGACAAGCCGCTTGGAAAAAAGCAAAACCTGTCGTCGTTAAAGATGTCTTCTTTCTACCTGTGTTGGGGTTCTTGGGAATAATTGTGCTGTGGTGGATTGTTGCACTTGCAAACCATGAATTGATGCCCACTCCACCAGAAGCGCTAATCGCTAATCTAGATTACATCAGATTTCCCTTCTACCAGCGAGGCCCGGGCAACTTGGGAATTGGTTGGCTGTTGATTGCAAGTCTGCGCCGGGTGTTAATAGGCTTTTTATTGGGTGCAGTAGTAGCGATTCCTCTGGGGTTTCTAATTGGCATGTCCAGACCGGCAATGCTAGCACTCAATCCCATCATTCAAATTTTTAAACCTGTATCACCTCTAGCTTGGCTACCCATCGCCTTAGCAATTTTCAATTTAGCAGATCCTTCAGCCATTTTTGTCATCTTTATTACTTCTTTATGGCCGACAATTATTAATACCGCTTTAGGAGTTTCTAGCGTTCCCAAAGATTATTTAGATGTGGCACGAGTCCTAGAAATGCCCCGTTGGCGGCGGATTACAAAAATCATTTGGCCTGCAAGTTTGCCGTATATTTTTACAGGCTTACGAATTAGTTTAGGCATAGCTTGGCTGGTAATCGTTGCCGTGGAAATGCTCACAGGTGGTATCGGTATCGGCTTCTTTGTCTGGGATGAATGGAGCCGCTTAAACCTGAGTTCAGTCTTTTTAGCTGTGTTGGTAATTGGTGTAACTGGGTTAATTCTGGATTATGCCGTGGGCAAAATCGAAGAATTAGTAACCCATCGCCCTAAAACTTCCAACTAA
- a CDS encoding sensor histidine kinase, with product MDFSQILAEKTDTIIDKWVAAVRKDRRIESADDLSYTAVKDHIPDVLKAMVTVLSKSQDNDIQSIVTASFQHGAIRAEQGFDPAEIAREYHLLRTVIFDALQPDLLGGTAVEIIRSMRLIDAIIDEAIARCFKSYVEERFRELQQLHLSLTLHNDELTRLMSANQEYLSQLAHELKHPLTSIIGYSDLFLRQQRRKTEIKDTSANLEHIERVLRNGRQLLHLINDVLELSRYDAGQIKLHLAPTDVRELINNVCEMLEPLAAGKNLKVVVDCDHAPKKIITDPFQCQQIFTNLISNAIRYTESGTIIIMCQVLENQKWAIAVSDTGIGIAPENQAQIFEPYFRVSFSDRPYLPDSTGLGLAIVSRLVKLLEGEIKLVSEVGVGSTFTVILPLQIES from the coding sequence ATGGATTTTAGTCAAATACTGGCTGAAAAAACGGATACCATCATCGATAAATGGGTTGCAGCAGTTCGCAAGGATAGACGGATTGAAAGTGCTGATGACCTATCTTACACAGCAGTAAAGGATCACATCCCTGATGTTTTGAAAGCAATGGTGACAGTGCTTTCAAAATCTCAGGATAATGATATTCAGTCAATAGTTACTGCCAGTTTTCAGCATGGAGCGATTCGAGCGGAACAAGGCTTTGACCCAGCAGAAATTGCCAGAGAATATCATTTGCTGCGAACAGTAATATTTGATGCTCTACAACCAGATTTATTAGGGGGAACAGCTGTAGAGATAATTCGTTCCATGCGTTTGATTGACGCTATCATAGACGAAGCGATCGCTCGGTGTTTCAAGAGTTATGTTGAGGAGCGGTTCCGAGAATTACAGCAGTTGCATTTATCACTAACACTTCATAATGATGAACTCACGCGCTTAATGAGTGCTAATCAAGAGTATCTTTCGCAGCTAGCCCACGAATTAAAACATCCCCTAACTTCCATTATTGGTTACTCGGATCTGTTTTTACGCCAACAACGACGAAAGACTGAGATAAAAGACACTTCTGCCAATCTCGAACATATTGAGCGGGTACTACGCAATGGCAGACAATTACTCCATCTCATCAACGATGTATTAGAACTTTCGCGGTATGACGCAGGGCAGATAAAACTCCACCTAGCACCCACCGATGTGCGTGAATTAATCAATAATGTCTGTGAAATGTTGGAACCTTTAGCTGCTGGGAAAAATTTAAAAGTCGTAGTCGATTGCGATCACGCTCCTAAAAAAATAATTACAGATCCTTTTCAATGTCAACAAATTTTTACAAATCTTATTAGTAATGCGATTCGCTATACAGAGTCAGGAACTATTATTATAATGTGTCAGGTGTTGGAGAATCAGAAATGGGCGATCGCGGTTTCTGACACTGGAATTGGCATTGCACCAGAAAATCAAGCCCAGATATTTGAACCTTACTTTCGCGTCAGTTTTAGCGATCGTCCCTATCTCCCTGATAGTACAGGATTAGGATTAGCGATCGTATCTCGTTTAGTAAAACTACTCGAAGGTGAAATTAAGCTAGTCTCTGAGGTAGGCGTTGGTTCTACCTTCACCGTAATTTTGCCATTACAAATAGAGAGTTGA
- the rnc gene encoding ribonuclease III: MHKILIFHNEKLLRQALTHRSYVHENPGEGEHNERLEFLGDALLNFLSGEYLYKCHPEMGEDELTRRRSALVDEKQLAKFAEEVGLDFRMRLGKGAIRDGGFQNPNLLSSTFEAVLGAYYLDNDSNIEAVRAIIEPLFDSVDPKHIVVSRSNVDSKNRFQEWVQRNVTPNPPKYFTEQIGGPSHAPEFIAKVLVDGKFYGEGKGRNKKDAEKAAAEDALDKLKKQGLL; encoded by the coding sequence ATGCATAAAATTCTAATATTTCATAATGAAAAACTTCTGCGACAAGCGCTTACGCATCGTTCTTATGTCCATGAAAATCCAGGAGAAGGCGAACATAATGAGCGCTTAGAATTCCTCGGTGATGCTTTGCTGAATTTCTTAAGTGGCGAGTATCTATATAAGTGTCACCCAGAAATGGGAGAAGATGAATTAACCCGGCGGCGTTCGGCGCTGGTAGATGAGAAACAATTAGCAAAGTTCGCCGAGGAGGTAGGTTTAGACTTTAGAATGCGGTTAGGAAAAGGCGCAATTCGAGACGGAGGCTTCCAAAATCCTAATTTGCTCAGTAGCACCTTTGAAGCTGTACTTGGTGCTTACTATTTAGATAATGATTCCAATATTGAAGCAGTTCGCGCAATTATAGAACCGTTATTTGATTCTGTAGATCCTAAGCATATAGTTGTGTCTCGTTCTAATGTAGACTCAAAAAATCGCTTTCAAGAATGGGTACAACGCAACGTTACTCCAAATCCCCCCAAATACTTTACAGAACAAATAGGAGGCCCTTCTCACGCGCCAGAATTCATCGCAAAAGTATTGGTAGATGGAAAATTTTACGGCGAAGGTAAGGGACGCAATAAAAAAGACGCAGAAAAAGCTGCTGCTGAGGATGCGCTAGATAAGTTGAAAAAACAAGGATTGTTGTAA